Proteins encoded by one window of Mesorhizobium sp. INR15:
- a CDS encoding cystathionine beta-lyase has protein sequence MAKDGNEMGINTRLAHSGNNPHDYFGFVNPPVVHASTVLFPNAGTMAARSQKYTYGTRGTPTTDALAQAIDALEGSAGTILVPSGLAAVTVPLLAFVSAGDHLLIVDTVYHPTRNFADTMLKRLGVEVEYYDPRIGAGIAALIKPNTRVVFTESPASNTFEMQDIPAIAKAAHAAGAIVMMDNTWATPLYFRPLDHGVDISIHAATKYPAGHSDVLLGTVSANDACWKQLYESFCTLGCCAGPDDVYQVLRGLRTMGVRLEHHQRSALSIAKRLEGQKGVADVLHPALPSHPDYALWKRDFSGSSGIFSIVLDGGDQKQQHAFLDALKIFGLGYSWGGYESLAVPVWLGDRVVAREPYAGPLIRLQIGLEDVEDLQADLMRGLAAAAAAS, from the coding sequence ATGGCAAAAGACGGCAACGAAATGGGTATCAACACGCGGCTTGCCCATTCCGGCAACAACCCGCACGACTATTTCGGCTTCGTCAATCCGCCGGTAGTGCACGCCTCGACCGTGCTGTTTCCCAATGCGGGTACGATGGCGGCACGCAGCCAGAAATACACCTATGGCACACGCGGCACGCCAACCACCGACGCACTCGCCCAGGCGATCGACGCGCTGGAGGGGTCGGCCGGCACGATCCTGGTGCCATCGGGGCTGGCGGCGGTCACGGTGCCGCTGCTCGCTTTCGTCTCGGCCGGTGACCATCTCCTGATCGTCGATACGGTCTACCACCCGACCCGCAACTTCGCCGATACGATGCTGAAGCGGCTGGGTGTCGAGGTGGAGTATTATGATCCACGTATCGGTGCCGGTATCGCGGCGCTGATCAAGCCGAACACCAGGGTGGTGTTCACGGAATCGCCCGCGTCAAACACATTCGAGATGCAGGATATTCCCGCAATCGCCAAGGCGGCACATGCCGCCGGCGCGATCGTGATGATGGACAACACCTGGGCAACGCCATTGTATTTCCGCCCGCTCGATCATGGTGTCGACATTTCCATCCATGCGGCGACAAAATACCCGGCAGGCCATTCGGATGTGTTGCTCGGCACGGTGTCGGCCAACGACGCCTGCTGGAAGCAACTGTATGAAAGCTTCTGCACGCTCGGTTGTTGCGCCGGTCCCGACGACGTCTACCAGGTGCTGCGCGGGTTGCGCACCATGGGCGTGCGTCTTGAGCACCACCAGCGCAGCGCCCTCAGCATCGCCAAGCGGCTGGAGGGCCAGAAGGGCGTGGCAGACGTGCTCCACCCAGCCCTTCCCAGCCATCCCGATTACGCCCTGTGGAAGCGCGACTTCTCCGGATCGAGCGGCATCTTTTCCATCGTGCTCGACGGCGGCGACCAGAAGCAGCAGCACGCTTTCCTCGACGCGCTGAAAATCTTCGGGCTTGGTTACTCCTGGGGCGGCTATGAGAGCCTCGCGGTGCCTGTCTGGCTCGGCGACCGGGTCGTCGCCAGGGAACCTTACGCCGGCCCGCTGATCCGCCTGCAGATCGGCCTCGAGGATGTCGAGGACTTGCAGGCCGATCTGATGCGCGGCCTGGCTGCCGCGGCGGCCGCCAGCTAA
- a CDS encoding HPP family protein, whose protein sequence is MAFRLFVPILAGATLRERLVACIGAMIGIALTGAICGLALGSGPHIPLMVAPMGASAVLLFAVPASPLAQPWSIIGGNTISALVGVIVVHFVHQPVLATGIAVSLAIAAMSFARCLHPPGGAAALTAVFGGPAVISAGFLFPFVPVAVNSILLVALGYGFHKLARRNYPHVAAPAPKSTHGTIDPPAQLRVGFRTEDIDAALSTLEETFDIDRNDLDRLLRQVELQAMVREHATLLCEDIMSRDVISVDMAAPVEQARQLLLDHNVRTLPVVDGDSRLVGTVGLRELAHASGAVGTVTSTAATAAASDPAMALLPVLTDGRSHAVIIVDDKMHILGLITQTDLLAATARLQNTDRRSAKALL, encoded by the coding sequence ATGGCCTTCCGTCTGTTTGTCCCTATTCTCGCCGGCGCGACCTTGCGCGAACGGCTGGTCGCCTGCATCGGCGCGATGATCGGCATCGCGCTGACCGGTGCCATTTGCGGTCTGGCGCTCGGCAGCGGACCGCACATACCGTTGATGGTGGCGCCGATGGGCGCTTCGGCGGTGCTGCTTTTCGCCGTCCCGGCCAGCCCGCTGGCGCAGCCCTGGTCGATCATCGGCGGCAACACGATATCGGCGCTGGTCGGCGTGATCGTGGTGCATTTCGTGCACCAGCCGGTTCTGGCTACCGGCATCGCCGTGTCGCTGGCGATCGCTGCCATGTCGTTCGCGCGTTGCCTGCATCCGCCGGGCGGGGCAGCTGCGCTGACCGCTGTGTTCGGCGGGCCAGCCGTCATCAGTGCCGGCTTCCTGTTCCCCTTTGTGCCCGTCGCGGTGAACTCGATCCTGCTGGTGGCGCTGGGTTACGGTTTCCACAAACTTGCCCGGCGCAACTACCCGCACGTAGCCGCCCCTGCACCGAAAAGCACGCATGGAACCATCGATCCGCCGGCGCAATTGCGCGTCGGCTTCCGGACCGAGGACATCGATGCCGCGCTTAGTACGCTTGAAGAGACCTTCGACATCGACCGCAACGATCTTGACCGGTTGCTGCGCCAGGTGGAACTGCAGGCAATGGTGCGCGAGCATGCCACCTTGTTGTGCGAAGACATCATGTCGCGCGACGTGATCTCGGTTGACATGGCCGCGCCCGTCGAACAGGCGCGTCAGTTGCTGCTCGACCACAATGTCCGCACCTTGCCGGTTGTGGATGGCGACTCCAGGCTGGTTGGCACCGTTGGTCTTCGTGAATTAGCCCATGCCTCGGGAGCAGTTGGCACGGTCACATCGACAGCGGCAACCGCCGCCGCGAGCGACCCGGCGATGGCGCTGTTGCCGGTCCTGACGGATGGCCGCAGCCATGCGGTCATCATAGTGGATGACAAGATGCACATTCTCGGGCTGATCACCCAGACCGATCTCCTGGCGGCAACGGCGCGCTTACAAAATACAGACAGGCGGTCCGCCAAAGCCCTATTATAG
- a CDS encoding RNA polymerase sigma factor, which yields MPAVLTAAPVLADEMQLVRRALAHDGDAFRAIMKAHNQRLYRLARGVLRNDSDAEDAVQEAYVRAFAHLDAFRGDSSLATWLSRIVLNEALGRLRKRRRTVAVAMPDDRQAEIIPFPLNPSDDPERTMAQRQILQLVEQATDNLPDVYRCVFMARVVEGLSIEETAELLGVRAETVKTRLHRARTLLRKALEDQIGPVLLDAFPFAGRRCERLTEAVMKRLDLGFN from the coding sequence ATGCCTGCAGTCTTGACAGCGGCACCTGTTCTTGCCGACGAAATGCAGCTCGTGCGCCGCGCACTGGCGCATGACGGCGATGCCTTTCGCGCGATCATGAAGGCCCATAACCAGCGGCTCTACCGGCTGGCGCGTGGCGTGCTCCGCAACGACAGCGATGCCGAGGATGCCGTCCAGGAAGCCTATGTACGGGCCTTCGCCCATCTCGACGCCTTTCGCGGCGATTCTTCGCTGGCCACCTGGCTGTCACGGATCGTCCTTAACGAGGCGCTCGGCCGCCTGCGCAAACGGCGACGGACGGTGGCTGTCGCGATGCCGGATGACCGCCAGGCCGAGATCATCCCCTTCCCCCTCAATCCAAGCGACGATCCGGAGCGGACGATGGCGCAACGGCAGATCCTGCAGCTTGTCGAACAGGCGACCGACAATCTTCCCGACGTCTATCGCTGCGTGTTCATGGCCCGGGTCGTCGAAGGGCTGAGCATCGAGGAAACCGCCGAACTGCTTGGCGTGCGCGCTGAAACGGTCAAGACCCGGCTGCATCGCGCCCGGACCCTGCTGCGCAAGGCGCTGGAGGACCAGATCGGCCCGGTGCTGCTGGATGCCTTCCCCTTCGCCGGCCGGCGCTGCGAGCGGCTTACAGAAGCCGTGATGAAGCGGCTCGATCTTGGATTTAATTAG
- a CDS encoding DUF4142 domain-containing protein — protein MLIRSTATLAALFLFGAASQVQAADKPTDPEIAHIAYTAGVLDVEAAKQALKKSKNKEVIDFAKDMVRDHEAVNVQALDLVKKLKVTPEDNATSKALTKAAAEERAKLAKLKGAAFDKAYVDNEVAYHKQVNGALETLLIPSASNAELKGLLETGLKIFQGHEQHAEHVAGMLK, from the coding sequence ATGCTTATTCGATCGACCGCAACGCTGGCCGCGCTTTTCCTGTTCGGTGCCGCTTCGCAGGTTCAAGCCGCCGACAAACCGACGGACCCTGAGATCGCGCACATCGCCTACACGGCCGGCGTGCTCGATGTCGAAGCGGCCAAGCAGGCGCTGAAGAAATCGAAGAACAAGGAGGTCATCGATTTCGCCAAGGATATGGTGCGTGACCATGAGGCGGTGAATGTTCAGGCGCTCGATCTGGTCAAGAAGCTTAAGGTGACGCCGGAAGACAACGCCACCAGCAAGGCGCTGACCAAGGCCGCGGCCGAGGAGCGGGCCAAGCTTGCCAAGCTCAAGGGCGCGGCTTTCGACAAGGCCTATGTCGACAACGAGGTTGCCTATCACAAGCAGGTCAATGGCGCGCTGGAGACGTTGCTGATCCCCTCGGCCAGCAATGCCGAACTGAAGGGCCTTCTGGAAACCGGGCTGAAGATATTCCAGGGGCATGAGCAGCACGCCGAACATGTCGCCGGCATGCTGAAATAG
- a CDS encoding cupredoxin family copper-binding protein, which produces MPQRYPWIALALAIGAGQAQADTIQVTIDKLVFSPAVVDAKVGDTIVWVNKDAFAHTATIKGGWEVMIPPKKSASLTLKTAETADYFCRFHPNMKGRLVVVSP; this is translated from the coding sequence ATGCCTCAGCGGTATCCGTGGATTGCACTGGCGCTGGCCATCGGCGCCGGACAGGCGCAAGCCGACACCATCCAGGTCACCATCGACAAGCTGGTCTTTTCGCCTGCTGTCGTGGACGCGAAGGTTGGCGACACGATCGTGTGGGTGAACAAGGATGCGTTCGCCCACACGGCAACCATCAAGGGCGGCTGGGAGGTGATGATCCCGCCGAAAAAGTCTGCCAGCCTGACGCTGAAGACAGCTGAAACGGCTGACTATTTCTGTCGATTCCACCCCAACATGAAAGGCCGTTTGGTGGTGGTGTCGCCCTGA
- a CDS encoding crotonase/enoyl-CoA hydratase family protein, translated as MTDLVLTETRDGIAILTLNRPEKLNALNYALIDRLLAILDAIEVDDSVRAVILTGAGERAFSAGGDIHEFSVSVADGADVAVRDFVMRGQRLTARLEAFRKPIIAAVNGLAFGGGCEITEAVPLAVAAEHASFAKPEINLGMPPTFGGTQRLPRLAGRKRALELLLTGEAFSAQRALELGLVNKVVPRGDLMPAAFDLAGRILRHSELAVASILTAVTRGLNQSIAEGLLVEAEQFARMAPTADLREGLDAWIERRKPSYIGSWAHVARPDEARRASLALDQGDTTTKRPFMLGWNRQK; from the coding sequence ATGACCGATCTCGTATTGACTGAAACCAGGGACGGGATAGCCATCCTCACTCTCAACCGTCCTGAAAAGCTCAACGCTCTGAACTATGCGTTGATCGACCGCCTGCTGGCGATCCTTGATGCCATCGAGGTCGACGACAGTGTTCGAGCCGTCATTCTCACCGGAGCGGGCGAGCGAGCCTTCTCGGCGGGCGGCGACATTCACGAATTCTCGGTCAGCGTGGCGGATGGTGCCGATGTCGCGGTGCGTGATTTCGTCATGCGTGGGCAGAGACTGACGGCGCGGCTCGAGGCATTCCGCAAGCCGATCATCGCCGCCGTCAACGGCCTTGCTTTTGGTGGCGGCTGCGAGATCACCGAGGCCGTGCCGCTCGCTGTGGCTGCCGAGCATGCTTCCTTCGCCAAGCCCGAGATCAACCTTGGCATGCCGCCGACCTTCGGCGGGACACAGCGCCTCCCAAGGCTGGCCGGCCGCAAGCGCGCCCTGGAGCTTTTGCTGACGGGCGAGGCGTTTTCCGCGCAGCGCGCACTCGAACTCGGCCTGGTCAACAAGGTGGTGCCGCGCGGCGACCTGATGCCGGCGGCATTTGACCTTGCCGGGCGGATCCTGCGCCATTCGGAACTGGCCGTGGCCAGTATTCTCACCGCCGTGACGCGCGGCCTCAACCAGAGCATCGCGGAAGGGTTGCTGGTCGAGGCCGAGCAGTTCGCCCGCATGGCCCCGACCGCCGATCTCCGTGAAGGCCTGGACGCCTGGATCGAACGCCGCAAACCGAGCTATATCGGCTCATGGGCCCATGTCGCGCGGCCAGACGAGGCCAGGCGAGCGTCGCTCGCGCTGGATCAGGGCGACACCACCACCAAACGGCCTTTCATGTTGGGGTGGAATCGACAGAAATAG
- a CDS encoding TetR/AcrR family transcriptional regulator, which translates to MPASLSPTRKRIVDAATKLFYAEGIGRVSVDGVAEKAGLTKRTLYYHFKSKDDLIAAYLDARDQPNLKQMAGWFDAAEGGADSKVEAIFSNLARVARHPKWKGCGFLRTAAELASMPGHPAIKIGARHKTNFETWLAAELSERGIAEPQILAREIVLLMDGAFSIMLIHRNADYIEAAGHAAATLVRARNRNDK; encoded by the coding sequence ATGCCTGCATCATTGAGCCCTACCCGCAAACGCATTGTCGACGCCGCCACGAAGCTCTTTTACGCCGAGGGGATAGGCCGCGTCAGCGTCGATGGCGTGGCGGAAAAGGCCGGGCTTACCAAGCGGACGCTCTACTATCATTTCAAGAGCAAGGACGACCTGATCGCCGCCTACCTCGATGCTCGCGACCAGCCCAATCTCAAGCAGATGGCTGGATGGTTTGACGCCGCCGAAGGGGGCGCCGACAGCAAGGTCGAAGCCATTTTCTCCAACCTGGCCCGCGTAGCACGCCATCCGAAATGGAAGGGATGCGGCTTCCTGCGCACGGCGGCGGAACTGGCCTCGATGCCTGGGCATCCGGCGATCAAGATCGGTGCACGGCACAAGACAAATTTCGAGACATGGCTGGCTGCCGAACTGTCAGAGCGTGGCATTGCCGAGCCGCAAATCCTGGCGCGAGAAATCGTCCTCCTTATGGATGGCGCTTTCTCGATCATGCTCATCCACCGCAATGCCGACTATATCGAAGCGGCTGGACATGCCGCCGCGACGCTTGTGCGGGCGAGAAACCGAAACGATAAATAG
- a CDS encoding sugar-transfer associated ATP-grasp domain-containing protein, with translation MAEPQSVFRRIICSYYAGYAEGRAAPYAAGGGNALGVSVSIARRWWAYRSYLKAEFEDAAPSLIWRLRGLLRGHQSKALVMLEDQAFRRHDYIPYTLLMRRVATYNRRIDPVLFNKLSQKVWLDRVKPSVAPPMTHYVAGRHLIDLSRPDDRLELEAILPLVRQRGELFLKPSGEGQARGALRLAGTPGGLQVNGREMDPQEWLNSFASQRTTGYTVSDIIRQGSWSEAFFPPTLNTLRVLTGTHFSNHEPVILAATMKMGRPATYPTDNWRVGRGGISALVDPVTGILGPGLSYDAETKRRCLREGHPETGAQIRGAAIPNWDLVRSRMLQLAALLPYPGVIGWDVALTDDDIVIVEANTYPGMAIHESHASLKRTAEQRAFWAEMNI, from the coding sequence GTGGCCGAGCCGCAATCCGTGTTCAGAAGGATCATCTGCAGCTACTATGCCGGGTATGCAGAGGGGCGCGCCGCACCGTATGCAGCGGGTGGCGGCAATGCGTTGGGGGTGTCGGTGTCGATCGCGCGTCGGTGGTGGGCTTATAGATCCTATCTGAAGGCTGAGTTCGAGGATGCCGCGCCGAGCCTCATCTGGCGGCTGCGCGGCCTGCTGCGCGGCCACCAGTCCAAGGCGTTGGTGATGCTGGAGGACCAGGCCTTTCGCCGGCATGATTACATCCCTTACACATTGTTGATGCGCCGCGTGGCGACGTACAATCGCCGTATCGACCCGGTCCTGTTCAACAAGTTGAGCCAGAAGGTCTGGCTGGACCGCGTGAAGCCTTCCGTGGCGCCGCCGATGACCCACTATGTTGCTGGCCGTCACCTTATCGATCTCTCAAGGCCAGATGATCGTCTCGAGCTTGAGGCAATCCTCCCACTTGTCCGGCAGAGGGGCGAATTGTTTCTCAAGCCTTCCGGCGAGGGGCAAGCGCGAGGGGCGCTGAGGCTGGCCGGCACACCGGGCGGGTTGCAGGTCAATGGCAGGGAAATGGATCCCCAGGAATGGCTGAACAGTTTCGCCAGCCAACGAACAACCGGCTACACGGTTTCTGACATTATTCGGCAAGGGTCGTGGAGCGAGGCTTTCTTTCCGCCGACGCTGAACACACTTCGCGTGCTGACAGGAACGCATTTCTCCAACCACGAACCCGTCATCCTGGCGGCGACGATGAAGATGGGGAGGCCAGCAACATATCCGACCGACAACTGGCGGGTCGGTCGTGGCGGCATCTCCGCGTTGGTCGATCCGGTGACTGGGATCCTGGGCCCAGGCCTCTCCTACGATGCGGAGACGAAACGGCGTTGTCTTCGCGAAGGCCACCCCGAGACCGGCGCGCAAATTCGGGGCGCTGCCATACCCAACTGGGATCTCGTCAGGTCGCGGATGCTGCAATTGGCAGCTCTGCTGCCTTATCCCGGCGTCATAGGCTGGGACGTGGCATTGACCGATGATGACATTGTCATTGTCGAGGCCAATACCTACCCTGGCATGGCAATTCATGAGAGCCACGCCAGCTTGAAACGTACAGCCGAGCAGCGTGCCTTTTGGGCTGAAATGAATATCTGA
- a CDS encoding anion transporter, which yields MTAIGAAALLILILTYAGVAIGRIPGLRLDRAGIALLGGAAMIAIGAISMDDAYRAINFDTITLLLGMMIVVAHLKVSGAFRGLGAYAIEHAHAPFMLLVMVTLLTGVLSAFLVNDAICLVMAPIVVHVTRVINRNPIPYLIATATASNCGSVATITGNPQNMVIGALSGISYPAFSAALAPVALFGLVAVIVIIRLVFRAEFARTVELTPEVSRGHMHRGQVLKAVVVCIGLAVAFFAGVPVAKAALIGGAILLLTRAIKPARIYREIDGPLLFMFAGLFVVVAGAEKTLLTPDMIASAKGLGLDNLWRLSGFTAVLSNIMSNVPAVLALRPFVPGLENPERAWLVVAMSSTLAGNFTLLGSVANLIVAEQAKAAGAPLSFGAFFMVGLPLTLITLAAGTAWLALGF from the coding sequence ATGACAGCTATAGGCGCCGCGGCACTGCTGATCCTCATTCTGACCTATGCTGGTGTCGCCATCGGCCGCATCCCTGGCTTGCGGCTCGACAGGGCCGGGATCGCACTGCTGGGTGGCGCCGCGATGATCGCCATCGGGGCGATCAGCATGGACGACGCCTACCGCGCCATCAATTTCGACACGATCACGCTTTTGCTTGGCATGATGATCGTCGTGGCGCATCTGAAGGTTTCCGGCGCCTTTCGCGGCCTTGGCGCCTACGCGATCGAACATGCGCATGCGCCATTCATGCTGCTGGTCATGGTGACACTGCTGACCGGTGTACTGTCGGCCTTCCTCGTCAACGATGCGATTTGTCTGGTGATGGCGCCGATCGTCGTTCACGTCACCCGTGTCATCAACCGCAACCCGATCCCGTATCTCATCGCCACCGCCACAGCGTCGAATTGCGGCAGCGTCGCCACCATTACCGGCAACCCGCAGAACATGGTCATCGGCGCCTTGTCGGGCATCTCCTATCCGGCCTTCTCGGCGGCCTTGGCACCGGTCGCCCTATTCGGGCTGGTTGCCGTTATCGTCATCATTCGCCTCGTCTTTCGGGCCGAATTCGCGCGCACTGTGGAACTCACTCCGGAAGTCTCTCGCGGCCACATGCATCGCGGCCAGGTGCTGAAGGCCGTTGTCGTCTGTATAGGGCTGGCCGTCGCCTTCTTCGCCGGTGTTCCAGTGGCCAAGGCGGCGCTGATCGGCGGCGCCATTCTCTTGCTTACCCGGGCCATCAAGCCGGCGCGCATCTACCGCGAGATCGACGGGCCGCTGCTGTTCATGTTTGCCGGTCTGTTCGTGGTCGTTGCAGGCGCCGAGAAGACGCTGTTGACGCCCGATATGATCGCCTCTGCGAAGGGCCTTGGGCTCGACAATCTCTGGCGGCTCTCAGGCTTCACCGCGGTGCTGTCCAACATCATGAGCAATGTGCCGGCGGTGCTGGCGCTGCGGCCCTTTGTACCCGGTCTCGAAAACCCCGAACGCGCCTGGCTGGTGGTTGCCATGAGCTCGACACTGGCAGGCAATTTCACGCTGCTGGGCTCGGTAGCCAACCTCATCGTCGCCGAACAGGCCAAGGCCGCCGGAGCGCCACTGTCTTTCGGTGCTTTCTTCATGGTCGGATTGCCACTGACCCTGATCACGCTTGCCGCCGGCACGGCATGGCTGGCGCTCGGGTTCTAG
- a CDS encoding GGDEF domain-containing protein: MKLDLSPTSWGRVIAATIAGTAFFIAVAFFVDSFNFPYLSPDAVWRAQLTDLFLPLGLGGSFLFVLMWKIRQLANAQRELSIVAATDSLTAVLNRGAFSMLVEAYLEQTRKQEHTNTGALLIIDADHFKSINDRLGHDCGDQALKLIAQAIKGQLRGGDIVGRIGGEEFGVFLPGVDPSQSWMVAESIRRRIREMDFSPGGQPCPLSVSIGGTSFNGPTTYEAIFSAADRRLYTAKSGGRDQVSFDPSSPTSPPASASTVH; the protein is encoded by the coding sequence ATGAAGCTCGATCTGTCGCCGACGAGCTGGGGCAGGGTAATCGCTGCCACCATTGCCGGTACGGCGTTCTTCATCGCCGTCGCGTTCTTCGTCGATTCGTTCAATTTTCCCTATCTTTCGCCCGATGCGGTGTGGCGCGCGCAACTGACCGACCTGTTCTTGCCTTTGGGGCTGGGCGGCTCGTTCCTGTTCGTGTTGATGTGGAAAATACGCCAGCTGGCCAATGCCCAGCGCGAACTCAGTATTGTCGCCGCAACCGATAGCCTGACGGCTGTGTTGAACCGTGGCGCCTTCTCGATGCTGGTCGAGGCTTATCTCGAACAGACCCGCAAACAGGAGCACACCAATACAGGCGCGCTGCTGATCATTGATGCCGATCATTTCAAGTCGATCAACGACCGCCTGGGCCATGATTGCGGTGACCAGGCGCTCAAGCTGATTGCGCAGGCAATCAAGGGTCAGCTGCGTGGCGGCGACATCGTTGGCCGTATCGGTGGTGAGGAATTCGGCGTGTTTCTTCCCGGTGTCGACCCCTCGCAGTCATGGATGGTTGCCGAAAGCATCCGCCGGCGTATCAGGGAGATGGATTTTTCTCCCGGCGGGCAGCCTTGCCCGCTTTCCGTCAGCATCGGTGGAACGAGTTTCAATGGGCCAACCACCTACGAAGCAATCTTCTCCGCCGCCGACCGGCGTCTCTATACCGCTAAATCGGGCGGCCGCGATCAAGTCAGTTTCGACCCGAGCAGCCCCACCTCACCGCCCGCCAGCGCTTCTACAGTCCACTAG
- a CDS encoding sensor histidine kinase: MKLIPRSLAGRLRLAAAASIIVALLLAGIAIALILQRFVISQIDQRLDGQIFAVATALQRGGDGKMTVTSMLNGPPFDRPGSGWTWQVSGPDGELVSASLSGHPAMKPPPVHSGHFDNFPGLPKWFDALGSLGRPSPADGPGVDGQPLHWRILAVPFGTGTVTVAATAPYRAIYGPLRDALVPLVLALVVLGLLLFGAMLAQVRLGLRPLAGLRTGLADIRAGRQTAISTNQPSEILPLVDEVNSLLADNAEGLARARRHVANLAHGLKTPLAALGLAMERQPDNAAGVTIRAQLDLMGRLIRHHLARARAAVLAGPARASTKVAERLADLTGMMGNIHRERGLSFHVNVADVAVATETQDFDEIVGNLLDNACKWARSRVTVTASAAGGRITIDIDDDGPGLDPAAMPEAMRPGRRIDEATAGHGFGLPIAAELTELYGGSLELLRVAGGGLRARVILPQSR; this comes from the coding sequence GTGAAGCTGATCCCGCGCTCGCTGGCTGGCCGGTTGCGGCTTGCCGCGGCCGCGTCGATTATCGTCGCCTTGCTCCTGGCCGGCATCGCCATTGCCTTGATCCTGCAACGCTTCGTCATCAGCCAGATCGACCAGCGGCTCGATGGCCAGATTTTCGCCGTGGCGACCGCATTGCAGCGCGGCGGCGATGGCAAGATGACGGTGACGTCGATGCTGAATGGGCCACCTTTCGATCGCCCGGGTTCAGGCTGGACCTGGCAGGTCTCTGGCCCGGATGGTGAGCTGGTTTCGGCTTCGCTCTCGGGCCACCCGGCCATGAAGCCGCCGCCTGTTCACTCTGGCCACTTCGACAATTTTCCCGGACTGCCGAAATGGTTCGACGCGCTCGGTTCGCTTGGTCGTCCGTCGCCTGCGGACGGTCCCGGGGTTGATGGCCAGCCATTGCATTGGCGCATCCTTGCCGTGCCTTTTGGCACTGGGACAGTGACGGTGGCGGCGACAGCGCCCTACCGCGCCATCTATGGGCCGTTGCGCGATGCGCTTGTTCCTCTGGTGCTGGCGCTGGTGGTGCTGGGGCTGCTCCTCTTCGGCGCCATGCTGGCGCAGGTGCGGCTCGGTTTGCGCCCGCTGGCCGGCCTGCGCACCGGGCTGGCCGACATCCGCGCCGGCAGGCAGACGGCGATTTCCACCAACCAGCCCAGCGAAATCCTGCCGTTGGTGGATGAGGTCAACAGCCTGCTTGCCGACAACGCCGAAGGCCTGGCAAGAGCCAGACGCCACGTCGCCAATTTGGCGCATGGCCTGAAGACACCGCTGGCGGCTTTAGGGCTTGCGATGGAAAGGCAGCCGGACAATGCTGCCGGCGTCACCATTCGGGCACAACTCGATCTGATGGGGCGGCTGATCCGTCATCACCTGGCCCGCGCTCGTGCCGCGGTTTTGGCGGGTCCGGCGCGCGCCAGCACGAAGGTTGCCGAGCGGCTCGCCGACCTCACCGGCATGATGGGCAACATCCATCGCGAGCGTGGCTTGAGCTTTCACGTCAATGTCGCCGATGTCGCGGTCGCCACGGAGACGCAGGATTTCGACGAGATCGTCGGCAATCTGCTCGACAATGCCTGCAAGTGGGCGCGTTCGCGGGTCACCGTCACGGCCAGCGCTGCTGGCGGGCGCATCACCATCGACATCGATGACGACGGCCCCGGTCTCGACCCGGCCGCGATGCCGGAGGCAATGCGGCCTGGACGGCGCATCGATGAGGCAACTGCCGGCCATGGCTTTGGCCTGCCGATCGCCGCTGAGCTGACAGAACTCTATGGCGGCAGCCTTGAGTTGTTGCGGGTCGCTGGCGGCGGCCTAAGGGCAAGGGTAATTCTGCCACAGTCCCGCTGA
- a CDS encoding response regulator transcription factor, with translation MKVLLVEDDESIAGQLAEALRDENFVVDVARNGEDGQHLGDTGAYDVAVLDLGLPKIDGKAVLKGWRAAGRNLPVLILTARDGWSEKVEGFKAGADDYLTKPFRTEELVMRLRALVRRAAGHAQTRIVCGPLTFDAQIGTFELDGLPLKLTGLEWRVLSSLILRRQIVVTRTDLLDRVYDGDAEVDSNSLEVIVGRLRRKIGHHHIETVRGLGYRLTAGES, from the coding sequence ATGAAGGTGCTGCTCGTCGAGGACGACGAATCGATTGCCGGACAGCTGGCCGAAGCGCTGCGCGATGAGAACTTCGTCGTCGATGTCGCCCGCAACGGCGAGGACGGCCAGCATCTCGGCGACACTGGCGCCTATGATGTCGCGGTGCTCGACCTCGGCCTTCCGAAGATCGACGGCAAGGCGGTTCTTAAAGGCTGGCGTGCGGCCGGCCGCAATCTGCCGGTGCTGATCTTGACCGCGCGCGACGGCTGGTCAGAAAAGGTCGAGGGCTTCAAGGCCGGCGCCGACGACTACCTGACCAAACCGTTCCGGACCGAGGAATTGGTCATGCGACTGCGCGCGCTGGTCCGCCGCGCCGCCGGCCATGCTCAGACCAGAATTGTCTGTGGCCCGCTCACCTTCGACGCGCAGATCGGTACGTTCGAGCTGGATGGCCTGCCGCTGAAGCTGACCGGTCTGGAATGGCGCGTGCTGTCCAGCCTGATCCTGCGAAGGCAAATCGTCGTGACTCGAACCGACCTGCTCGATCGCGTCTATGACGGTGATGCCGAGGTCGATTCCAATTCACTCGAAGTCATCGTCGGCAGGCTGCGCCGCAAGATCGGCCATCATCACATCGAGACCGTGCGCGGTCTCGGCTACCGGCTGACGGCGGGGGAATCGTGA